From the genome of Methanococcoides methylutens, one region includes:
- a CDS encoding KamA family radical SAM protein: MSEEWKDQINNQINTLEKLEEIINLTDSEKEAINTLDTRWGTTPYFASLMDKDDPECPIRKQVIPSLEEKHNKYGMHDYLVWKENRATDEVRPDSIARQYKDRIAFTVFKKCGIYCRHCFRKELVVDHDLELDFNIDEGLEWISQHEEIRDVLITGGDPLLLSDDKIEYIIASLRAIPHIEMIRIGSRLPIVLPQRITEDLKRILGGYHDVPIWLNTQCNHPKEITEKTKRAVYDLVSSGVNVGNQAVLLKGINDDVKAIRELHQKLLTARIRPYYLFYCEPAPGIDHFRTPVEKGAELIRDGLRGHTTGLAQPMYVIATNIGKIPLMPDYYIMDKTDEKYILKNHRGELTEFPNIPE, encoded by the coding sequence ATGAGTGAAGAATGGAAAGATCAAATAAACAACCAAATCAATACCTTAGAAAAGCTCGAAGAAATAATAAATTTAACAGATTCTGAAAAAGAAGCCATCAATACCCTTGATACACGCTGGGGTACCACACCTTATTTTGCTTCTCTTATGGACAAAGATGATCCCGAATGTCCTATCAGAAAACAAGTGATCCCTTCTCTTGAAGAAAAACATAATAAGTATGGGATGCACGATTATCTTGTCTGGAAGGAAAACAGGGCCACCGATGAAGTGCGCCCTGACAGTATAGCCAGACAATATAAGGACAGGATCGCTTTTACAGTATTCAAGAAATGTGGGATCTATTGTCGTCATTGTTTCAGGAAAGAACTAGTTGTTGACCACGATCTGGAACTTGATTTCAATATCGATGAAGGTCTTGAATGGATCAGTCAGCATGAAGAGATCCGGGATGTCCTGATAACTGGTGGAGATCCGCTTTTGTTATCCGATGATAAGATCGAATACATTATCGCAAGTCTCCGTGCAATTCCACACATTGAAATGATACGTATTGGGTCACGTTTGCCTATTGTCCTGCCACAAAGGATCACTGAAGACCTGAAAAGGATACTTGGCGGTTATCATGATGTGCCTATCTGGCTGAACACTCAGTGTAATCATCCCAAAGAGATTACCGAGAAAACAAAACGTGCGGTATATGACCTCGTTTCATCAGGTGTTAATGTAGGAAACCAGGCAGTTCTCCTTAAAGGTATCAATGATGATGTGAAGGCCATACGTGAACTTCATCAGAAATTGCTTACTGCAAGGATAAGGCCATACTATCTGTTCTATTGTGAACCTGCACCAGGTATAGATCATTTTCGTACACCTGTTGAAAAGGGAGCTGAACTTATACGTGACGGACTCAGAGGCCATACTACAGGACTTGCTCAGCCAATGTATGTCATAGCTACAAATATTGGTAAGATTCCGTTGATGCCTGATTATTACATCATGGACAAAACTGATGAGAAGTATATCCTGAAAAATCATCGCGGTGAACTGACAGAGTTCCCGAACATCCCTGAGTGA
- a CDS encoding DUF4097 family beta strand repeat-containing protein, whose translation MNKYQITFLLFSTLIVAAVSGCTTYGPDFGAEKIEYFSGDYEADNNTTLAVNNINGQIEIDSWDGDKVELEAIKRTNYGEDELEKVHIIVNEIDDVLKVETKYPPIENVRVSVDMKIKVPENVTVDIIETTNGNIVISDTKGNTTAITTNGAVTITNVEGYITARSSNGALDIQRTTGINDLKTTNGKIEAQILDIKNDLDIRCTNGAVIIHIDPSLDAEIEVETTNGQISMNEVELVVTKLESTHVEGILGEGGSKISIKTTNGNVNLNKLIV comes from the coding sequence ATGAACAAATACCAGATCACATTCCTATTATTTTCAACATTGATCGTAGCTGCTGTTTCAGGCTGCACGACCTACGGACCGGACTTTGGAGCTGAAAAAATTGAATATTTCAGCGGAGATTATGAAGCAGATAATAACACAACCTTAGCCGTTAACAACATAAACGGACAGATCGAGATCGATAGCTGGGATGGCGATAAAGTCGAATTGGAAGCTATCAAAAGAACAAATTATGGCGAAGATGAACTTGAAAAAGTCCATATTATTGTCAATGAGATCGATGATGTGTTAAAAGTGGAAACAAAATATCCCCCTATTGAAAATGTCAGAGTCTCAGTTGATATGAAGATCAAAGTTCCGGAAAATGTTACAGTTGATATTATAGAAACAACCAATGGAAACATAGTGATCTCAGACACAAAGGGAAATACTACAGCCATAACCACTAATGGAGCTGTGACTATAACCAACGTCGAAGGTTACATAACTGCAAGATCAAGCAATGGTGCACTGGACATACAAAGAACAACAGGTATCAACGACCTGAAGACCACTAATGGAAAAATAGAAGCCCAGATACTTGACATTAAAAACGATCTCGACATCAGATGCACTAATGGAGCGGTCATAATCCATATCGATCCGTCTTTGGATGCTGAGATAGAAGTGGAAACAACCAATGGCCAGATTTCAATGAATGAAGTGGAATTGGTAGTAACAAAGCTGGAATCAACTCATGTAGAAGGGATCCTTGGTGAAGGTGGAAGTAAAATAAGTATAAAGACAACAAATGGAAATGTGAACCTTAACAAACTTATCGTTTGA
- a CDS encoding nucleoside recognition domain-containing protein: protein MWIDGLYAAFEYLIKVIPPIVIGTLIMDIMVEMGWVNKLGFIASPLMRFGHLREEIGLSFLTSFGSSAAGNSMIAKLHDDNHIDRKETIIATMVNSFPSGIVLSRDLLPVMVILLGTTGLIYLGIVVLIGFLKTLLALIAARILLTPRPSGNIHRNTEKISFREASVKSLKRSRRSLTRIVLTMTIVSIVVFQLMDTGLFDWAASIMKNSFMIRYVPAEGLPIIAGWFASNIAAFTIAGNLLDTGMLSSKDVILALLIGRILAGVARIRTMLPYYVGIFSPNLGVRIMVVSLVMQNGIMLGIVGFIFVLF from the coding sequence AATATCTCATCAAGGTGATCCCGCCGATCGTTATCGGAACTCTGATAATGGATATCATGGTGGAGATGGGCTGGGTGAACAAGCTGGGCTTTATAGCATCCCCTCTCATGCGTTTTGGTCACCTGAGGGAAGAGATCGGCCTGAGCTTTCTCACATCCTTTGGTTCTTCAGCTGCTGGAAACTCAATGATCGCAAAACTGCATGATGATAATCACATCGATAGAAAAGAGACCATCATAGCGACAATGGTAAATTCCTTCCCTTCAGGCATCGTACTCTCAAGAGATCTTCTGCCCGTGATGGTCATATTGCTTGGTACCACCGGCCTCATCTATCTGGGGATAGTGGTGCTCATAGGATTCCTGAAAACACTACTGGCACTAATAGCTGCACGTATTCTTCTAACACCCCGGCCTTCGGGAAATATCCACCGCAATACAGAAAAGATCAGTTTCCGGGAAGCTTCTGTGAAGTCCTTGAAAAGGTCTCGTAGATCTCTGACAAGGATCGTCCTGACCATGACCATTGTATCGATCGTAGTATTCCAGCTGATGGATACAGGTCTTTTTGACTGGGCAGCATCTATAATGAAAAATTCATTCATGATCCGATATGTGCCTGCTGAAGGCCTTCCCATAATCGCTGGCTGGTTTGCCAGCAATATTGCTGCATTTACCATAGCAGGAAATCTTTTGGATACCGGGATGCTTTCTTCCAAAGATGTGATCCTTGCACTTCTCATCGGAAGAATACTGGCAGGTGTTGCAAGGATAAGGACCATGCTGCCTTATTATGTGGGGATATTCAGTCCGAATCTGGGTGTGAGGATAATGGTCGTATCGCTGGTCATGCAGAATGGCATCATGCTAGGAATAGTGGGTTTCATCTTTGTGTTATTCTAA
- a CDS encoding DMT family transporter, with amino-acid sequence MIPAEFLVVFFGLMAAISWGAGDFSGGFASKRANVYSVVLITQAVGVFLLAASAHLMAEEMPPLGGMIWGAVAGVFISIGLLALYRGLSQGRMGFVAPISAVVAATVPAIYGTFYEGLPAVHQLVGFVFALVAVWLIAGGGDESSKIERTDLILPLIAGTGFGLFFISIDKVSDTAVLWPLTAARIAAVITLIVFIALSKQVYLPPKNVLPIIIIAGVFDTGGNTFFALASQAGRLDIASIISSLYPAGTVLLAWLILKEKLSLKQWIGVAAALIAIVFISA; translated from the coding sequence ATGATACCTGCTGAATTCCTTGTGGTTTTCTTTGGACTTATGGCAGCCATATCCTGGGGTGCCGGAGATTTCAGCGGCGGGTTCGCCTCTAAACGTGCGAATGTCTATAGTGTTGTCCTGATAACTCAGGCAGTCGGAGTATTCCTTCTTGCAGCTTCAGCCCATCTGATGGCAGAAGAAATGCCACCTCTTGGCGGTATGATATGGGGAGCTGTTGCCGGAGTTTTCATCAGCATCGGACTTCTGGCACTTTATCGTGGTCTTTCACAGGGAAGAATGGGATTTGTTGCACCAATTTCCGCGGTTGTAGCTGCTACCGTACCAGCCATCTATGGTACATTCTATGAAGGATTGCCTGCTGTTCATCAACTGGTCGGGTTTGTTTTTGCACTTGTAGCAGTCTGGCTCATTGCCGGCGGAGGAGATGAGAGCAGCAAGATCGAACGCACAGACCTTATACTTCCATTGATCGCCGGAACCGGATTCGGACTATTCTTCATATCAATTGACAAAGTTAGTGATACGGCTGTACTCTGGCCCCTTACCGCTGCAAGGATCGCAGCCGTGATAACATTGATCGTATTTATCGCATTAAGCAAACAGGTCTACTTACCACCAAAAAATGTCCTTCCGATAATAATCATTGCAGGAGTTTTTGATACAGGAGGAAACACCTTTTTTGCACTGGCTTCCCAGGCAGGTAGGCTCGACATAGCATCCATTATATCTTCACTTTACCCTGCAGGAACAGTCTTACTTGCATGGCTGATACTCAAGGAAAAACTTTCCCTAAAGCAATGGATTGGTGTAGCTGCTGCACTTATTGCTATTGTGTTCATCTCGGCTTGA